Proteins co-encoded in one Brassica oleracea var. oleracea cultivar TO1000 chromosome C4, BOL, whole genome shotgun sequence genomic window:
- the LOC106343024 gene encoding cytochrome P450 705A5-like, with protein sequence MTAMVDLDIQNCLIFTLVFLFPTLFLFVFFFFKEPKNSFDLPPSPPSLPIIGHLHLIISSSMHKCFQKISSKYGQFLHLRIFHVPIVLVSSPTVAYEIFKAHDTNVSYRGPIAIDECIVFGSSGYIRAPSGDYWRFMKKIIMAKALGPQALERTRGVRLVELERFHRNLLDKAMKKESVEIGEEAMRLVNNTLGKMSMGSSFSVEDNDGGKVCELSVAFTSLCHKFCVAQVFHKPLEKLGISFLKKDVMEVSHRFEEHLENILAKYEEKVEEHQGAEFMDALLESYQGENAEYKMTRKQIKALFAELFVGAGDSSSSTTRWAMAEIINNPKILERLREEIDSVVGKNRLVQETDLTNLPYLQAVVKEALRLHPVGAVVPREFQEGCTIGGFYIPEGTSLAVNSYAIMRDPDSWEDPCKFKPERFLTSSRSWKEEERKEQALKFLAFGAGRRGCPGSNLGSTFVGTAVGVMVQCFDWEIEGDKVNMEEASGLRFFMALAKPLKCTPSPRNMNQLTSDSGGQDYTRFQLTNI encoded by the exons ATGACAGCAATGGTCGACCTTGATATTCAAAATTGTTTGATCTTTACTCTCGTATTCCTCTTCCCAACCCTCTTTCTCTTTGTCTTCTTCTTCTTTAAGGAACCAAAGAACAGCTTTGATCTGCCTCCAAGCCCTCCTTCTCTTCCGATCATTGGTCATCTTCACCTCATCATCTCTTCTTCAATGCACAAGTGTTTTCAGAAAATCTCATCCAAGTACGGACAATTCCTCCATCTCCGCATCTTCCACGTCCCCATTGTTCTCGTCTCCTCTCCCACAGTGGCCTATGAGATCTTCAAGGCTCACGACACGAACGTCTCCTATCGTGGTCCAATTGCTATCGATGAGTGCATTGTGTTTGGTTCGTCTGGCTACATCAGAGCTCCCTCTGGTGATTACTGGAGGTTCATGAAAAAGATCATCATGGCTAAGGCCCTCGGTCCCCAGGCGCTAGAGCGAACACGTGGCGTCCGTTTAGTTGAGCTAGAGAGGTTCCACAGAAACCTGCTGGATAAGGCCATGAAGAAAGAGAGCGTGGAGATAGGCGAGGAAGCGATGAGACTCGTTAACAACACGCTGGGAAAGATGAGTATGGGAAGTAGTTTCTCAGTGGAGGACAATGACGGTGGGAAAGTCTGTGAACTATCAGTCGCGTTCACTTCCTTGTGCCACAAGTTTTGTGTGGCGCAAGTGTTTCATAAGCCGCTAGAGAAGCTAGGGATCTCATTCTTAAAAAAGGACGTGATGGAGGTTTCACACAGATTTGAAGAGCATCTGGAAAATATTCTTGCGAAATACGAAGAGAAAGTTGAGGAACATCAAGGTGCTGAGTTTATGGATGCATTGTTGGAATCTTATCAAGGCGAAAACGCAGAATATAAGATGACTAGGAAGCAAATCAAGGCGTTATTTGCG GAGCTTTTCGTTGGAGCAGGTGACTCCTCTTCTTCAACAACACGGTGGGCAATGGCAGAGATCATCAACAACCCTAAGATTCTTGAGAGACTAAGAGAAGAAATCGATTCAGTGGTGGGAAAAAATAGGTTGGTTCAAGAAACTGATCTAACAAATCTACCTTACTTGCAAGCTGTAGTCAAGGAAGCTCTAAGATTGCACCCTGTGGGAGCTGTGGTGCCAAGGGAGTTTCAAGAAGGCTGTACGATAGGAGGGTTCTACATACCGGAGGGAACATCACTTGCTGTTAATTCTTATGCTATCATGAGAGATCCTGATTCTTGGGAAGATCCATGTAAGTTTAAGCCAGAGAGGTTTCTGACATCTTCAAGATCATGGAAAGAGGAGGAGAGAAAAGAGCAAGCACTGAAGTTCCTCGCGTTTGGCGCCGGAAGGAGAGGATGTCCTGGATCAAATCTTGGTAGTACTTTTGTAGGAACCGCGGTTGGAGTGATGGTGCAGTGCTTTGACTGGGAAATTGAAGGAGATAAAGTCAACATGGAAGAAGCTTCAGGATTGAGATTCTTTATGGCTTTGGCTAAGCCACTTAAGTGCACTCCTAGTCCTCGAAATATGAACCAATTAACTTCTGATTCAGGAGGTCAAGATTACACTCGGTTTCAATTAACAAACATATAA